One window from the genome of Salvia miltiorrhiza cultivar Shanhuang (shh) chromosome 7, IMPLAD_Smil_shh, whole genome shotgun sequence encodes:
- the LOC130993908 gene encoding uncharacterized protein LOC130993908: MSGDCSIIDWFEKIQSCPDHQVHAHFASLAWSIWYSRNLLIFQQKEISHMECLVIANQACWKPPLRASTQHQQAVTVTCDREGQRKISCDVAWNGWNGIGIGVVMTTEDSGVVGCRYGFIQGNFSVLEGEALALLEGMYLGREHGVEDVIFETDSQSLYWLLHKREDDLSYLGNTLRDINREMDSFSLAMLSWTPRDGNFVADKLASFALCNFSSLSSALVLSFDVNILFA, translated from the coding sequence ATGTCCGGTGATTGCTCGATTATTGACTGGTTTGAGAAGATCCAAAGTTGTCCAGATCATCAGGTTCATGCACACTTTGCATCGCTAGCATGGAGTATTTGGTACTCGAGAAATTTGCTTATTTTTCAGCAAAAGGAAATCTCCCACATGGAGTGTTTGGTGATTGCAAATCAAGCGTGTTGGAAGCCCCCTCTGCGTGCGAGTACTCAACATCAACAAGCGGTAACTGTTACTTGTGATAGAGAAGGACAGCGGAAGATTTCATGTGATGTGGCGTGGAATGGATGGAATGGGATTGGGATTGGTGTGGTGATGACAACGGAGGATAGTGGTGTGGTGGGATGCAGGTACGGATTCATTCAAGGGAATTTCTCGGTGCTGGAAGGGGAAGCTTTGGCACTTCTTGAAGGCATGTATTTAGGTCGGGAACACGGAGTTGAAGACGTTATCTTCGAAACTGATAGCCAATCTCTTTATTGGTTGTTACATAAGCGAGAGGATGATCTTTCCTACTTGGGAAACACGCTGCGAGATATCAACAGGGAGATGGATTCTTTTAGCCTTGCAATGCTCAGCTGGACGCCCAGAGATGGAAACTTTGTTGCTGACAAGCTTGCTTCTTTTGCTTTATGTAATTTTTCTTCTCTTTCGTCTGCTTTGGTTCTATCTTTTGATGTAAACATTCTTTTTGCTTAA